TAGGTTCAGTGAACCAGATGTAGGCGTGGATGAGGTTTTACAGGACATAAAGAGTAACTCTGATAATGTTATCATCATTTTTGATGGCATCACAGATCTGTCTCTATCAGTGGTGCAGAGGCTTGTAGAGAAAGACCTACTACCTGATGCAAAGATCATCATAACCTGCAGACCAGATGATGAGGAAGACTTCTTCTCTGAGGACTGTCTCAGAGTGGAGGTGAAAGGATTTAGTGAGCAGACCATAAAGTCCTACTTATCTGCAACACTCTGCGATGCACAGAAGGTTTTGAGCAGCTTGGAGTTGCTGACTCTTTGCCATGTACCAATGTATGCTCTGATGGTGGCTGCCTGCTCTTCATCAGAACACTCTCCACAGCCATGCACTGTAACAGAAATCTACATTGACATTGCTCGTTACTGCCTTCAGATaaacagcaagaaaacaaagaacaaagagcTAAACACCTTCATCAAAACCAAGAGAGAAGAAATACTGTCTTTGGCTGGAATAGCTTTTCATGCAACTCAGGGGAAAACTGTGAGCCTGACTGAAGTGCCCTGTAAAGACAGCTGTGTCCTTTCCTTCCTGAAACCACTTTTTATCAAAGTCAGCCGAACTGAAACAGAAACTAGACACGCATTCCTCCATTACACACTGCAGGAGTTCTTTGCAGCCGTGTGGTTCTTAAAGAGTCCTGATAAAATCAGGAATGTTTTTCAGCAGAGCCTCACTGAGGAGATGAAACACATGAAACATTTGATCCCTTTCATGTGTCGACTGTTGAACAAGAAGAGCCCAAGTTGGATGAAGTGTCTGATTCCAGTTGAGGAGCTCAACAAAACATCtgactggttcttcaaggagcTCATAACCACATTAGTCCCAGATGTGGTTGACACTGAAGACAGTGGGCTTGATGTCGACACGTTGTTCTTATGCCAGTGCTTGTATGAGTCCCAGAGTCCAGAGGCATGCATCTACCTTCTAGAGAAACTGGACTACCGTCTTGACCTCTGTGGAGAGAGTCTTGATCCTTACCCCTGCTGTGCTGTGGCCTATGTGGTCAGTCAGTCTAAGGAACGGAAAATATGGTTGAACCTTGATGATGTCACGATATCAGAGAAAGGAATGAGACAACTGTTTGGATGCCTTCAAAATGTCAAATGgtatgagtgagtgtgtgtttttagagtcacattaCTGCTCAGGTTACAACATACAGTATAATGAGAATGATATACTGAGGATCTGTTTGATCATGAGGTTATTCTTTAAACTACAGGTGTGACCTTTTGCCACAGCAGCTGTGGAAGATTTTCCTTCTCAGTGAAGAACAGATGGACTTTGGAAGCTTACTTGGCCTTGTTGAAAATCAGCTGCACCTTCCAGTGGAGGGtaaaaaacagctgtttgaaAGAGCTGTGGAAGTCATGAAGAGGATGACAACAAAGGTCAATATCTGCCTCTACTGGGACAGAGAAACTCCTGTCTGCCAGAGTCTCTGTGAGTCCCTAATAGAGGCTTTGCCATACATCAGCTCACTCAGGTATGTAGCTTTAGTCTAATAGAGATTTCATGTTTTAACCCATCTGTCAATGTTGGAATGTAAGTCCTTCTGTCTAGAGTTGTCCTCACACCAATCATGTCACAACAATGGTGCTTTTAATAAGTTGACTTAATCATGTGGTTTCAAGTAGGGATGCAACAATCCACATTTTTTCACTTCGAATCCAATTCCGACACCTGAATTTGAAAATCTGCCAATACTGCTACTATTCCGATACCAGAGCTCTGCTTGCTTtgatattattataattatagtTGATTTTATATGAGACTGTAATAAACTCCTCTCTACAAGTAAGTTTGATATTGATTTGTGAATGCTACAAGAGCCAGTAGACTTAATTTGTGCTGATCAGATGAAGCAGccctttgtattttatttggaGAGTTTTAGTGTTAGAGAAGTTTACTCTTTATGTGTATCTGTCTTGGATTTAATAAAAATTGACAGTCAATTTGAAACCCTTGAGCCAAGTGTCCTATACATTTTTCTCTCATGTAAATGTGCTTCATCCGAAAATCACTCACTTGGTTGACGTCACGAATGGGCTACAACATCGTTACATAACggcgctttcagcttgacagtctgGCAGATGTGCCGGACCAACATGGGGGCTCCTCCTcatactttctcttttattttgaaagcatttCAACGAAAAGTATTtgtgaaagcatttgaggtgagaaataagctgcagtagctgaatctgtcctcattgTAGTTCATCAATGGCTAGTTTAGACATTTGATGAAGGTTTTGGGATGCCTCGGATCGCTATGCTCTgcatcaaatttgcataaagtagaagtcaagtctactttatgcaaatgagctctgaGTAAACACATCGGATTACAGCTGGAAATGCACTGCAATTGGACCAGCATGCGGTTTGTTTCAAGCTGCGAGCCGGTGTGTTTAcccatttgcataaagtagacttgacttctactttatgcaaatttgatgcAGAGTGTAGAGATCTGgcttaaagaaatatttgttgcttacgtgtttttgaaataaaagagaaaatttgCAACCTAGCCGCCATGTTGGCCCGACACATCTGCcagactgtcaagctgaaagtgctgtcatgtgacaatgttgtggcccATTCATGACCATCAACCAAGCGGGCGATTTCCAGATACAGCACATttacatgcaagaaaaataCATCTAGTGGATAGGTACCTCCACAGTTACATATCTATTTTCAGGATGGGATTTTCCTGTTCACAggatttcctgtttttctgactTCCTTTAATGACCTTATACTGACCTAAAGTTGCCATTTGGGAAATACATGCACACATTCGTACATATCATATTTCCACACAGCAGAAATGTTGTAATGAGAAGTTGGTCAGCCACAGTGCTGCTCAGTGCTCGCCTGCTAGCTGGCTGCAAGTGTGGAATGGGTTTTctcaaaaacattcatcatgtcttcttattaacacaataatttttatttcttttttttctgaaaaaaaaagaactgaaagTTATTGTGGAATGGATTTCCTGAATGGAGGCGGGTCTTATTACTCTGCGTGTCACTGAGACACGTTCCGTTCAGGAAATCCATTCAACATGTTGCAGTCAGCTAGCAGAGCAGCAGGGAATCACttgtggagtcatttcagcaGACAATATTAAAGCACAGACATGGATCGGAAATCTCCAGGGGTAGGATCAGAAATTTCCGATCCATGAATTTTGTTAATATTAGGACCAGATACCAATACTGGGTCGGATCGGCCCCATCCCCAGTTTAAAATTGGGTGTTCAGAGAGATCTGTTGTTCTGTGATGAGTGGTAAATCATACTGCTAATGAACTTAAACTTTGTAGAATCAAGCCTCAGGCTGGCCTTGTTGTCTATTGGTTCTGAGCTAATATCTACTGATGTATTTGTACTTTTTCTGTTGTAGAATCTCAGAAATTCTGCTGAAGATGTGTCAGATAAAACATTGCAGGTGCAATAAGATGCACAATGAGTTTAATTAAGGATCACATTTCAGAACATTCGTATTTTGGTAATTTACGGGCTGGAATGAAAagataaataaacagaattctttccaaaaataaataactccAACTTCTTGATTTGATAAAGGATCATTGCTATTCACAAGTCTTcatatttttctcttcatttgcaCATTGTAAAATGAAAACTAGTACATCAAGCTGaaattctgtttgtgttttattgtatatGAGGAGAAAGTGTTGATATTatcgtttattattattaatactgttattacatttattatgaTGCAAGCTTTGGATGACCAAACAGAAGTCCAGGTTTGGTGAACCAGGAAGCAATTCCATGGGACACTGGAGAGACAACAAAGTAGACTGTTACTGGAATTATGCCTGAAGGCAGCACTTCACGATGAGCAAAGCTTCCCAAATGTAGTGAATGTGCTCCTCTCATTGTTCCTCATCAAACTGAACTTAAGTAACGTCTATCTCGATTTGTACCAACATGTTAGGAGTGAAGGGTTTTTGAgagtccttccatcattacagtcagttttttCAGTCAGCTCCTGCAGTCTGGTCCAtaaacctctcagagagaaagacctccatcctcctggaagtgctgaaactccaatcagagaagaaaccagtGGAACTGCAGGCTGGTCACATgaaagagagtgaagtgaggagtttcctgcagtgtctgccttatatctcacagctcaggtaaatgaATTCTACTTTACCCATTCAGTCTATAACAAGGAGAAATCCATGAATTCTGATGTCATTGTACTGATtgaacatttcagtcattttctttgtcatcactttatatttctacattctgACTTTATCCACATGGGGTAATATTTCAGTTCTATTTCATCTCTgctcatttcagagggaaacattgttcttctttccaccactgtatttatttagtgttttagttactttttgtctttgagtCTGAGATTTctatacatgtatgatcagtttATAAAAACTGTTTCCTGTATTATAgattaaacaaaccaacaggaTATAAACTGATAGTTTTTATCAGTTTCAAGAGGGttcttccatctcaaatcatcagaggTCTTCTGCTTTATCTTTGCTTTAAAAGAAAAGTatcattaaacatcaaaaaattaaaagtcaATGTGTGAAATTTTAGTTTTCTGTATCAAATATCTTCTGCAAtcaaaattgtttaaaaatgtcctgttgaccatctttcagcaggttttttttcactcagtgaaatttgaggcttccagaaatgttcagttttatttctcttcatgtcattgattcagaatctggaatattggaaaagaaatgaaatagtttctcattttgagtgagttgaaatatgaataaagttaAAGTCATCATGAAACATCTTATCTTTGAGCTTAAATCAAATAAATCCTGATAATCCAGAAGTCAactcatattttctgaaccacatgtagctgaatgtcacaataaaacaaaactaaacacagaatactttttatttgaaatacttgatcacaaaaatgaacaccaagttattttcttttatctttcatcactgatagagcagatgtgacaatttttaccacaaaacaaaaatgatccaatagaacagaggttgtggagtttcaaaatgcttctttataaataaataagataaaattatttttgaatagaaagcatctgacatcattttcagtcCCACAAATTCAACTCAGTGTATTTGTCCTCCTACTTATTGCAAAGATGCTTGAAGGTAAACCACTTCATCATCACTCTAAatattcatgttgtcacacttgaactttgtcagagtccagctgtgactttggtcttgaagtttattctcagtgg
This genomic stretch from Acanthochromis polyacanthus isolate Apoly-LR-REF ecotype Palm Island chromosome 17, KAUST_Apoly_ChrSc, whole genome shotgun sequence harbors:
- the LOC127530616 gene encoding NACHT, LRR and PYD domains-containing protein 12-like isoform X1; the protein is MSRPKKLRTYIPEDKPEISPTDLLKTQEDILLVGKPGIGKTAVVCEMLRLWAEKDNKELDYMFYFDMREMSQTTPAMTLEDLLFNRFSEPDVGVDEVLQDIKSNSDNVIIIFDGITDLSLSVVQRLVEKDLLPDAKIIITCRPDDEEDFFSEDCLRVEVKGFSEQTIKSYLSATLCDAQKVLSSLELLTLCHVPMYALMVAACSSSEHSPQPCTVTEIYIDIARYCLQINSKKTKNKELNTFIKTKREEILSLAGIAFHATQGKTVSLTEVPCKDSCVLSFLKPLFIKVSRTETETRHAFLHYTLQEFFAAVWFLKSPDKIRNVFQQSLTEEMKHMKHLIPFMCRLLNKKSPSWMKCLIPVEELNKTSDWFFKELITTLVPDVVDTEDSGLDVDTLFLCQCLYESQSPEACIYLLEKLDYRLDLCGESLDPYPCCAVAYVVSQSKERKIWLNLDDVTISEKGMRQLFGCLQNVKWYECDLLPQQLWKIFLLSEEQMDFGSLLGLVENQLHLPVEGKKQLFERAVEVMKRMTTKVNICLYWDRETPVCQSLCESLIEALPYISSLRYVALV
- the LOC127530616 gene encoding NACHT, LRR and PYD domains-containing protein 12-like isoform X2 translates to MSRPKKLRTYIPEDKPEISPTDLLKTQEDILLVGKPGIGKTAVVCEMLRLWAEKDNKELDYMFYFDMREMSQTTPAMTLEDLLFNRFSEPDVGVDEVLQDIKSNSDNVIIIFDGITDLSLSVVQRLVEKDLLPDAKIIITCRPDDEEDFFSEDCLRVEVKGFSEQTIKSYLSATLCDAQKVLSSLELLTLCHVPMYALMVAACSSSEHSPQPCTVTEIYIDIARYCLQINSKKTKNKELNTFIKTKREEILSLAGIAFHATQGKTVSLTEVPCKDSCVLSFLKPLFIKVSRTETETRHAFLHYTLQEFFAAVWFLKSPDKIRNVFQQSLTEEMKHMKHLIPFMCRLLNKKSPSWMKCLIPVEELNKTSDWFFKELITTLVPDVVDTEDSGLDVDTLFLCQCLYESQSPEACIYLLEKLDYRLDLCGESLDPYPCCAVAYVVSQSKERKIWLNLDDVTISEKGMRQLFGCLQNVKWCDLLPQQLWKIFLLSEEQMDFGSLLGLVENQLHLPVEGKKQLFERAVEVMKRMTTKVNICLYWDRETPVCQSLCESLIEALPYISSLRYVALV